A genomic region of Flavobacteriales bacterium contains the following coding sequences:
- a CDS encoding response regulator transcription factor — MKQHKPGILLVEDEENFGMVLKNYLELNDFEVRWCRNGKEGLTGFINGSYDLCILDVMMPEKDGFSLAEDIRKTGSDIPIIFLSARSMKEDMIKGYRAGGDDYLVKPFDTEVLLHKLHAMIARKSGRNGRTQECYSIHTATFSPSLRILKIGAKENTLSPREAQLLTLLCENMNSVLSRDEALTKIWKDDSYFSSRSMDVFITRLRNYFREMPEVTIVNVHGDGFRLMVQHNIP; from the coding sequence ATGAAACAACATAAACCCGGAATCCTGCTGGTTGAAGACGAAGAGAACTTCGGCATGGTATTGAAAAACTACCTTGAGCTGAATGACTTTGAAGTTCGCTGGTGCCGGAATGGGAAGGAAGGGCTGACGGGCTTTATCAACGGCAGCTACGACCTATGCATCCTGGACGTGATGATGCCGGAAAAGGATGGGTTTAGCCTGGCGGAAGATATCCGGAAAACCGGAAGTGACATCCCCATTATTTTTCTGTCGGCCCGCTCAATGAAGGAAGATATGATCAAGGGTTACCGGGCAGGCGGAGATGATTACCTCGTGAAACCATTTGACACCGAAGTGCTCCTGCATAAGCTTCATGCCATGATTGCCAGAAAATCGGGACGGAACGGACGTACTCAGGAGTGTTATTCCATTCACACGGCCACCTTTTCTCCTTCACTGAGAATCCTGAAGATCGGCGCAAAGGAAAATACCTTGTCGCCCCGGGAGGCACAGCTTCTGACCCTATTGTGTGAAAATATGAACAGTGTTCTGAGCCGGGATGAAGCATTAACCAAGATATGGAAGGACGACAGTTACTTCTCCTCCAGAAGCATGGATGTATTTATCACCAGGCTTCGGAACTACTTCAGGGAGATGCCTGAGGTGACCATTGTGAATGTGCATGGTGACGGCTTCCGGCTGATGGTGCAGCACAACATCCCGTAA